A genomic stretch from Erigeron canadensis isolate Cc75 chromosome 9, C_canadensis_v1, whole genome shotgun sequence includes:
- the LOC122583444 gene encoding uncharacterized protein LOC122583444, with protein sequence MIYHLGEAQFEVKFEPSFTNQLLSLTQSQCFFQGSNQPEDNEDDEDNEDDADNDDDEDNEDDEDNDDEHVQDHEIDPMVGGSSDEAPYTSDDTIDAYSVDGDVSGDEEEEGAHAQGPLEHEELVNLEDDNEDRLIPFNEVQEDVVFWLPDRNVIEKGMFFQSKAELIHAVRLWNIRENRELIVMDTRPAFWKAQCMTRGKNYHGVLDRVSCRWVVAGSNRNRLGLFQITKWVESHNCYGEVISNNNRCMTASMIASEILSQVREDLTLKVRQIQAQVKTTFNVDVSYAKAWNARRLAIERLYGTWPSNFDALPKYVAELQHANPDTVVEWLHSPTSSSHIHTFKYVFWAFGPAIRALQRCIPVIFVDGTHLKGSYKGKLLTVVTKNANGQLLPVAYGLVDEEFNESWGWFLNLFEEHVGSQRQGDLRIISDRHQGILNAVSQIGGWHHRYCLRHVCSNVNSHFKNRRIKNLAWVIGSTSQSSKYTWAINTIKGEDDAVWPYLRNIGLDKWTLRHDSALHRWGNLTTNIAECQNNILGKARMLPIRALIESTFTWTRDHFVNQYRKASSWNPLLARKMWQVYQMRERASTSHRVEVFDERTGNYTVRTNQRNAQGEYTYNVVMGENRKKCSCGAWQHQRFPCSHAIAGCGYRQERAANLPSKRYTTRTWINQYNAALSPLREVNYWASVEWQIQGDPEKLVIQRGRRRTRRYRNEMDESSTSRSSTSRQQARCGICGQLGHNRKTCPEI encoded by the coding sequence ATGATTTATCATCTCGGTGAAGCGCAATTTGAAGTGAAGTTCGAGCCTAGTTTTACAAACCAGTTGTTAAGCTTGACTCAAAGCCAATGTTTTTTTCAAGGGAGTAACCAGCCAGAAGATaacgaagatgatgaagataacgAAGATGATGCagacaatgacgatgatgaagacaatgaagatgatgaagacaatgacgATGAACATGTTCAAGATCATGAAATTGACCCAATGGTTGGTGGATCAAGCGACGAGGCACCTTATACAAGTGATGATACCATTGACGCATATAGCGTTGATGGGGATGTATctggagatgaagaagaagaaggggctCATGCACAAGGTCCTTTGGAGCATGAAGAACTTGTTAATCTTGAAGATGATAATGAAGATCGTCTAATTCCATTCAATGAAGTTCAAGAAGATGTGGTATTTTGGTTGCCGGATAGAAATGTGATAGAAAAAGGAATGTTTTTTCAGAGCAAGGCGGAGCTTATACACGCTGTTAGGCTTTGGAACATAAGAGAAAACAGGGAACTTATTGTTATGGATACAAGGCCAGCGTTTTGGAAAGCACAGTGCATGACCAGGGGGAAGAATTATCATGGTGTTTTGGACCGGGTCTCGTGTAGGTGGGTTGTAGCTGGATCTAACAGAAACAGATTAGGATTGTTTCAGATCACAAAGTGGGTGGAGAGTCACAATTGTTATGGAGAAGTGATATCTAATAACAATCGTTGTATGACAGCAAGTATGATTGCTTCTGAAATTTTGTCACAAGTGCGGGaggatttaactttaaaagttagACAGATCCAGGCCCAAGTAAAAACAACGTTCAATGTTGATGTGAGCTACGCCAAGGCGTGGAATGCAAGAAGGTTAGCAATTGAAAGGTTGTATGGAACTTGGCCGAGTAACTTTGATGCACTGCCCAAGTATGTTGCTGAATTACAACATGCTAACCCAGACACTGTTGTGGAATGGCTCCATTCTCCAACCAGTTCAAgccatatacatacattcaagTATGTATTTTGGGCATTTGGACCGGCAATTAGGGCATTACAACGTTGTATTCCGGTGATCTTTGTCGATGGAACTCATTTGAAAGGCAGCTACAAAGGTAAGTTGCTAACTGTAGTGACAAAGAACGCCAATGGACAACTATTGCCGGTCGCTTATGGCTTGGTTGATGAAGAGTTTAATGAAAGTTGGGGATGGTTTCTAAATCTCTTTGAAGAGCATGTCGGGTCGCAGAGGCAAGGTGATTTGCGTATCATTTCAGACCGTCACCAAGGCATTCTTAATGCAGTGAGCCAAATTGGTGGGTGGCATCATCGGTATTGTTTGAGGCACGTTTGTAGCAATGTGAACTCGCACTTCAAGAACAGGAGAATCAAGAATCTGGCTTGGGTTATCGGTTCCACCTCCCAATCATCAAAGTATACTTGGGCGATAAACACAATCAAAGGTGAAGATGATGCTGTTTGGCCGTATTTGAGGAACATTGGTTTGGACAAGTGGACTCTAAGGCACGACTCGGCGCTTCATCGTTGGGGTAACTTAACGACAAACATTGCCGAGTGCCAAAACAATATCCTTGGTAAGGCTCGAATGCTACCTATTAGAGCTTTAATTGAGAGCACTTTTACTTGGACAAGAGACCATTTTGTCAACCAATACCGGAAGGCAAGTAGCTGGAACCCACTACTAGCTCGCAAAATGTGGCAGGTTTATCAGATGCGTGAACGAGCATCAACAAGCCATAGAGtggaagtgtttgatgaacGAACAGGTAATTACACGGTCAGAACAAACCAAAGAAATGCACAAGGCGAGTACACATACAATGTTGTCATGGGGGAGAATAGGAAAAAATGCTCTTGTGGAGCTTGGCAGCATCAAAGGTTTCCATGTTCTCATGCCATTGCTGGTTGCGGGTATAGACAAGAGAGAGCTGCTAATCTTCCAAGTAAAAGGTACACAACTAGGACATGGATAAATCAGTATAATGCTGCACTTTCTCCCCTTCGAGAGGTGAATTACTGGGCGTCGGTAGAGTGGCAGATTCAGGGAGACCCTGAAAAACTGGTCATACAAAGGGGTAGGAGACGCACCAGACGGTACCGGAATGAGATGGATGAGAGTTCTACGAGCAGATCTTCAACCTCAAGACAACAAGCTAGATGTGGTATTTGCGGTCAATTGGGCCATAACAGGAAGACATGCCctgaaatttga
- the LOC122580934 gene encoding disease resistance protein RPV1-like isoform X1, producing MVILSEIEKGSSSSSHSHDHDHKNHKQQRYDVFLSFRGADTRNSFSAHLYDALVNAKIDTFLDDEEIETGEDLKPELQDAIRSSRASVIVLSENYATSTWCLDELVLILEQRETSDHMVIPIFYHVEPTNVRMQQKSFGDAMAEHRHQKMEAETNAEKRVNWGEKIDRWCKALTQVANLKGEDIIGRREPDMIEEIVTKIRQRLGVPLSGTLPLLIGRNHHIEEITSWLTDDSSRHTVDILTVFGMGGIGKTSLAKNVFHFYSRTFAKSCFLEGINLRCTEKFDGLLDVQKQLCDVILEKDKLQVKVFLVLDDIDSLEQLDALLGSKSFHPGSKILITTRDASLTERCALFKSEVEHNHTTFKVEGLYDTAALKLLCLHAFNSNDPKEGYGEVIKKLMKYCEGHPLAIQVLGKSLYNRDITYWEECIETLKNESRSDIRTVLQMSFDSLPSFNDKELFKHIACFFVGINREISEKILKACDINTKSGITNLIERCLLSIDQRDNCLKMHQLLQEMGKAIVREESPHHPGKRSRLWCHDESFKVLKGRKGTDRVKGLVLDTRMLEKEKFCALKTDAFSNMDNLMILQLNYVQLSGSYEHFPEELRWLRLHGFPMKSIPSDIPMEKLVVLNMSNSKIESFAACCTSCNPQPIEAGQKQLIGSCSKDKRILGSLKILDLSFCSQLHEFGGFYELPALEALIVKKCIRLIEICKSFEECAELVHIDLRDCVKLEKLPTAIHKLKKVETLLLDGCNISSLVEKIQSDLNFCAISIPSSLVRLSLKNNNLSNESFPVDLSCLSSLKYLWLDKNPIVSMPNCIRSLCSLEILSMVNCKTLMSVEHPPCTLKRLDVRMSSLDSNKILQKISFDLDMSPINIVVSSCSFRPWSYEIEGMVKIQALESVEEKVLCSLGWTNLFDFLNKRHVRTYHLGSGVEQSHIIQMYYEFGIFSTIYGGQGMMPDWISWSISCKETPVSFTIPSSPKKQLRGLNLCYMLSDISYITEAYTSGYKNINDRFFKLPTIEISNKTKNRTWGYKHCVHETYVGGEWLTYLSHWMFGMNELEAGDQIIITLKGEEYYAGSKKDDGCAYVSQITIPLKGEEYDDGRMKDDGCEYVSDHVTEKFGAGFVYEDEDGMMEDEEEDALEYYKSWNHIIGGDLSCFQVTSGEYVLFHEAFTRVFEMGPLGYCGYSPSEYKEKIVHFRAFSKTKSPKTLRKRKVMEIVANRPPLGLQGVLPRQAHPLPLRGASTSKLHILDDDDDDDDCLMIENEEKEKKESLVIKKRSCWWKMVSWCQKK from the exons atggttATTCTGAGTGAAATTGAAAAAGGATCTTCATCAAGTAGTCATAGTCATGATCATGATCATAAGAATCATAAACAGCAACGATATGATGTATTTTTAAGTTTCAGAGGAGCTGACACCCGTAATAGTTTCTCTGCCCACCTCTACGATGCCCTTGTGAATGCTAAGATAGATACCTTTTTGGATGATGAAGAGATCGAAACTGGAGAAGACCTCAAACCTGAATTGCAGGATGCCATCAGATCATCAAGGGCTTCTGTAATCGTGTTATCCGAGAATTACGCTACTTCCACATGGTGTCTTGATGAGCTGGTACTCATCCTTGAGCAGCGTGAGACCTCTGACCATATGGTTATACCAATCTTCTATCATGTGGAGCCAACCAATGTAAGGATGCAACAAAAGAGCTTTGGAGATGCCATGGCTGAGCATAGACACCAGAAGATGGAGGCCGAAACAAATGCAGAGAAAAGAGTTAATTGGGGTGAAAAGATAGATCGCTGGTGTAAAGCGCTGACACAGGTTGCTAACTTAAAAGGGGAAGACATCATAGGAAG GAGAGAGCCAGATATGATTGAAGAAATTGTTACCAAGATCCGTCAAAGATTAGGTGTACCCCTAAGTGGTACTTTGCCACTCCTTATTGGTAGGAATCATCACATTGAAGAAATCACGTCATGGTTGACAGATGACTCTTCTAGGCATACTGTTGACATTCTCACGGTTTTTGGCATGGGTGGGATTGGGAAGACATCTTTGGCCAAAAATGTCTTCCACTTCTATTCTCGTACATTTGCCAAGAGCTGCTTTCTTGAAGGTATCAATTTAAGATGTACCGAAAAATTTGATGGGTTGCTTGATGTACAAAAGCAACTTTGTGATGTCATCTTAGAAAAGGACAAGCTACAAGTGAAGGTGTTTTTAGTTCTTGATGATATTGATAGTCTCGAGCAATTGGATGCATTACTTGGAAGCAAAAGTTTTCATCCAGGCAGCAAAATCTTAATAACAACAAGGGACGCATCATTGACAGAGAGGTGTGCACTATTCAAATCGGAAGTTGAACACAATCATACAACCTTCAAAGTTGAAGGCTTGTATGATACTGCAGCACTGAAGCTATTATGTCTTCATGCATTCAATTCCAATGATCCTAAAGAAGGTTATGGAGAGGTTATAAAAAAGCTTATGAAGTATTGTGAAGGACATCCATTGGCTATTCAAGTTCTTGGCAAGTCTCTATATAATCGAGATATAACTTATTGGGAAGAATGCATAGAAACCTTAAAGAATGAATCTCGTTCAGATATAAGGACAGTCTTGCAAATGAGTTTCGATTCCTTACCATCCTTTAATGACAAGGAATTATTTAAGCATATTGCTTGTTTTTTTGTTGGAATAAATCGAGAGATTAGCGAAAAAATACTAAAGGCATGTGATATAAACACAAAATCTGGAATCACGAATCTCATCGAGAGATGTCTTCTTAGTATTGACCAACGGGATAACTGCTTGAAGATGCACCAACTACTTCAAGAGATGGGGAAAGCTATAGTACGTGAAGAATCACCCCATCATCCTGGGAAGCGCAGTCGATTGTGGTGTCACGATGAGTCATTCAAAGTGTTAAAAGGGAGAAAG GGTACTGATAGGGTTAAAGGACTTGTCCTTGACACGAGAATGCTTGAGAAAGAGAAGTTTTGTGCTTTGAAAACAGATGCCTTTAGCAATATGGATAATTTAATGATACTACAACTCAACTATGTGCAACTCAGTGGGTCTTATGAGCATTTTCCAGAAGAACTACGATGGCTGCGGTTGCACGGGTTCCCTATGAAGTCGATACCTTCAGACATACCAATGGAGAAGCTGGTTGTTCTCAACATGTCAAACAGCAAAATTGAATCATTTGCCGCTTGCTGTACTAGTTGTAACCCTCAACCAATTGAGGCTGGGCAAAAG CAGTTAATTGGATCGTGTTCAAAAGACAAAAGAATCCTTGGATCATTGAAGATTCTTGATCTGAGTTTCTGTTCCCAGCTTCATGAATTCGGTGGCTTTTACGAACTCCCTGCACTTGAGGCGTTAATTGTTAAAAAGTGCATACGTTTGATTGAGATTTGTAAATCATTTGAAGAATGTGCTGAACTTGTCCACATCGATCTTCGTGATTGTGTCAAGCTAGAAAAGCTTCCAACAGCAATACACAAGTTGAAGAAGGTTGAAACGCTATTGCTAGATGGTTGCAATATCTCTTCCCTTGTGGAGAAGATACAAAGTGATTTGAATTTTTGTGCGATTTCCATACCAAGCTCGTTAGTAAGATTATctcttaaaaataataatttgtcCAATGAATCCTTTCCAGTGGACTTGAGTTGCCTATCTAGTTTAAAGTATTTATGGTTAGATAAGAATCCTATTGTTTCTATGCCTAATTGTATAAGAAGCCTTTGTAGTCTTGAGATACTTAGTATGGTCAACTGTAAAACTCTCATGTCAGTTGAGCACCCTCCATGTACGCTAAAACGGTTGGACGTTAGGATGAGTTCCCTAGATTCAAATAAGATTTTGCAGAAAATTTCATTTGATTTAGATATGTCCCCAATCAATATAGTTGTATCTTCATGTTCATTCCGACCTTGGTCATATGAAATAGAAGGGATGGTGAAAATCCAAGCACTAGAAAGTGTTGAGGAAAAGGTATTATGCAGTTTGGGTTGGACTAACTTATTTGACTTCCTTAATAAAAGGCATGTTCGAACTTATCATCTCGGGAGTGGAGTAGAGCAATCTCATATAATCCAG ATGTATTATGAATTTGGAATATTCAGCACAATTTATGGAGGGCAAGGGATGATGCCAGATTGGATTAGCTGGAGTATAAGCTGCAAGGAGACACCAGTATCATTTACAATCCCTTCATCACCTAAAAAGCAGCTCAGAGGTCTGAATTTATGCTACATGCTGAGCGATATAAGTTACATAACAGAAGCTTACACCTCCggatacaaaaatataaatgatcGATTTTTTAAATTGCCAACGATTGAAATaagtaacaaaacaaaaaaccgtACCTGGGGATACAAGCATTGTGTCCATGAAACATATGTAGGTGGAGAGTGGTTAACATATCTAAGCCACTGGATGTTTGGGATGAATGAACTGGAAGCTGGTGATCAAATTATTATTACCTTGAAAGGAGAAGAATATTATGCTGGAAGCAAGAAAGATGACGGTTGTGCATATGTATCACAAATAACTATTCCCTTGAAAGGAGAAGAATATGACGATGGTCGCATGAAAGATGACGGTTGCGAATATGTATCTGACCATGTTACAGAGAAATTTGGGGCGGGGTTTGTgtatgaagatgaagatggaatgatggaagatgaagaagaagatgcatTGGAATATTACAAGTCATGGAATCACATCATTGGCGGTGACCTATCTTGTTTTCAAGTAACATCCGGAGAATACGTCCTATTTCACGAAGCATTTACACGAGTATTCGAGATGGGCCCACTGGGTTACTGTGGATACAGCCCCTCCGAATATAAAG AAAAAATCGTTCATTTTAGAGCTTTCTCCAAGACGAAAAGTCCCAAGACCCTCCGTAAAAGAAAGGTGATGGAGATCGTTGCCAACCGACCCCCCCTGGGTCTACAAGGAGTATTACCTAGGCAGGCCCACCCCCTTCCCCTCCGAGGGGCTAGTACGTCCAAGCTTCACATCttggatgatgatgacgatgacgaTGACTGTCTGATGATAGAAAatgaggaaaaagaaaagaaagaaagtttaGTGATAAAGAAGAGATCCTGCTGGTGGAAGATGGTTAGTTGGTGTCAAAAGAAGTGA
- the LOC122580934 gene encoding disease resistance protein RPV1-like isoform X2: protein MVILSEIEKGSSSSSHSHDHDHKNHKQQRYDVFLSFRGADTRNSFSAHLYDALVNAKIDTFLDDEEIETGEDLKPELQDAIRSSRASVIVLSENYATSTWCLDELVLILEQRETSDHMVIPIFYHVEPTNVRMQQKSFGDAMAEHRHQKMEAETNAEKRVNWGEKIDRWCKALTQVANLKGEDIIGRREPDMIEEIVTKIRQRLGVPLSGTLPLLIGRNHHIEEITSWLTDDSSRHTVDILTVFGMGGIGKTSLAKNVFHFYSRTFAKSCFLEGINLRCTEKFDGLLDVQKQLCDVILEKDKLQVKVFLVLDDIDSLEQLDALLGSKSFHPGSKILITTRDASLTERCALFKSEVEHNHTTFKVEGLYDTAALKLLCLHAFNSNDPKEGYGEVIKKLMKYCEGHPLAIQVLGKSLYNRDITYWEECIETLKNESRSDIRTVLQMSFDSLPSFNDKELFKHIACFFVGINREISEKILKACDINTKSGITNLIERCLLSIDQRDNCLKMHQLLQEMGKAIVREESPHHPGKRSRLWCHDESFKVLKGRKGTDRVKGLVLDTRMLEKEKFCALKTDAFSNMDNLMILQLNYVQLSGSYEHFPEELRWLRLHGFPMKSIPSDIPMEKLVVLNMSNSKIESFAACCTSCNPQPIEAGQKLIGSCSKDKRILGSLKILDLSFCSQLHEFGGFYELPALEALIVKKCIRLIEICKSFEECAELVHIDLRDCVKLEKLPTAIHKLKKVETLLLDGCNISSLVEKIQSDLNFCAISIPSSLVRLSLKNNNLSNESFPVDLSCLSSLKYLWLDKNPIVSMPNCIRSLCSLEILSMVNCKTLMSVEHPPCTLKRLDVRMSSLDSNKILQKISFDLDMSPINIVVSSCSFRPWSYEIEGMVKIQALESVEEKVLCSLGWTNLFDFLNKRHVRTYHLGSGVEQSHIIQMYYEFGIFSTIYGGQGMMPDWISWSISCKETPVSFTIPSSPKKQLRGLNLCYMLSDISYITEAYTSGYKNINDRFFKLPTIEISNKTKNRTWGYKHCVHETYVGGEWLTYLSHWMFGMNELEAGDQIIITLKGEEYYAGSKKDDGCAYVSQITIPLKGEEYDDGRMKDDGCEYVSDHVTEKFGAGFVYEDEDGMMEDEEEDALEYYKSWNHIIGGDLSCFQVTSGEYVLFHEAFTRVFEMGPLGYCGYSPSEYKEKIVHFRAFSKTKSPKTLRKRKVMEIVANRPPLGLQGVLPRQAHPLPLRGASTSKLHILDDDDDDDDCLMIENEEKEKKESLVIKKRSCWWKMVSWCQKK from the exons atggttATTCTGAGTGAAATTGAAAAAGGATCTTCATCAAGTAGTCATAGTCATGATCATGATCATAAGAATCATAAACAGCAACGATATGATGTATTTTTAAGTTTCAGAGGAGCTGACACCCGTAATAGTTTCTCTGCCCACCTCTACGATGCCCTTGTGAATGCTAAGATAGATACCTTTTTGGATGATGAAGAGATCGAAACTGGAGAAGACCTCAAACCTGAATTGCAGGATGCCATCAGATCATCAAGGGCTTCTGTAATCGTGTTATCCGAGAATTACGCTACTTCCACATGGTGTCTTGATGAGCTGGTACTCATCCTTGAGCAGCGTGAGACCTCTGACCATATGGTTATACCAATCTTCTATCATGTGGAGCCAACCAATGTAAGGATGCAACAAAAGAGCTTTGGAGATGCCATGGCTGAGCATAGACACCAGAAGATGGAGGCCGAAACAAATGCAGAGAAAAGAGTTAATTGGGGTGAAAAGATAGATCGCTGGTGTAAAGCGCTGACACAGGTTGCTAACTTAAAAGGGGAAGACATCATAGGAAG GAGAGAGCCAGATATGATTGAAGAAATTGTTACCAAGATCCGTCAAAGATTAGGTGTACCCCTAAGTGGTACTTTGCCACTCCTTATTGGTAGGAATCATCACATTGAAGAAATCACGTCATGGTTGACAGATGACTCTTCTAGGCATACTGTTGACATTCTCACGGTTTTTGGCATGGGTGGGATTGGGAAGACATCTTTGGCCAAAAATGTCTTCCACTTCTATTCTCGTACATTTGCCAAGAGCTGCTTTCTTGAAGGTATCAATTTAAGATGTACCGAAAAATTTGATGGGTTGCTTGATGTACAAAAGCAACTTTGTGATGTCATCTTAGAAAAGGACAAGCTACAAGTGAAGGTGTTTTTAGTTCTTGATGATATTGATAGTCTCGAGCAATTGGATGCATTACTTGGAAGCAAAAGTTTTCATCCAGGCAGCAAAATCTTAATAACAACAAGGGACGCATCATTGACAGAGAGGTGTGCACTATTCAAATCGGAAGTTGAACACAATCATACAACCTTCAAAGTTGAAGGCTTGTATGATACTGCAGCACTGAAGCTATTATGTCTTCATGCATTCAATTCCAATGATCCTAAAGAAGGTTATGGAGAGGTTATAAAAAAGCTTATGAAGTATTGTGAAGGACATCCATTGGCTATTCAAGTTCTTGGCAAGTCTCTATATAATCGAGATATAACTTATTGGGAAGAATGCATAGAAACCTTAAAGAATGAATCTCGTTCAGATATAAGGACAGTCTTGCAAATGAGTTTCGATTCCTTACCATCCTTTAATGACAAGGAATTATTTAAGCATATTGCTTGTTTTTTTGTTGGAATAAATCGAGAGATTAGCGAAAAAATACTAAAGGCATGTGATATAAACACAAAATCTGGAATCACGAATCTCATCGAGAGATGTCTTCTTAGTATTGACCAACGGGATAACTGCTTGAAGATGCACCAACTACTTCAAGAGATGGGGAAAGCTATAGTACGTGAAGAATCACCCCATCATCCTGGGAAGCGCAGTCGATTGTGGTGTCACGATGAGTCATTCAAAGTGTTAAAAGGGAGAAAG GGTACTGATAGGGTTAAAGGACTTGTCCTTGACACGAGAATGCTTGAGAAAGAGAAGTTTTGTGCTTTGAAAACAGATGCCTTTAGCAATATGGATAATTTAATGATACTACAACTCAACTATGTGCAACTCAGTGGGTCTTATGAGCATTTTCCAGAAGAACTACGATGGCTGCGGTTGCACGGGTTCCCTATGAAGTCGATACCTTCAGACATACCAATGGAGAAGCTGGTTGTTCTCAACATGTCAAACAGCAAAATTGAATCATTTGCCGCTTGCTGTACTAGTTGTAACCCTCAACCAATTGAGGCTGGGCAAAAG TTAATTGGATCGTGTTCAAAAGACAAAAGAATCCTTGGATCATTGAAGATTCTTGATCTGAGTTTCTGTTCCCAGCTTCATGAATTCGGTGGCTTTTACGAACTCCCTGCACTTGAGGCGTTAATTGTTAAAAAGTGCATACGTTTGATTGAGATTTGTAAATCATTTGAAGAATGTGCTGAACTTGTCCACATCGATCTTCGTGATTGTGTCAAGCTAGAAAAGCTTCCAACAGCAATACACAAGTTGAAGAAGGTTGAAACGCTATTGCTAGATGGTTGCAATATCTCTTCCCTTGTGGAGAAGATACAAAGTGATTTGAATTTTTGTGCGATTTCCATACCAAGCTCGTTAGTAAGATTATctcttaaaaataataatttgtcCAATGAATCCTTTCCAGTGGACTTGAGTTGCCTATCTAGTTTAAAGTATTTATGGTTAGATAAGAATCCTATTGTTTCTATGCCTAATTGTATAAGAAGCCTTTGTAGTCTTGAGATACTTAGTATGGTCAACTGTAAAACTCTCATGTCAGTTGAGCACCCTCCATGTACGCTAAAACGGTTGGACGTTAGGATGAGTTCCCTAGATTCAAATAAGATTTTGCAGAAAATTTCATTTGATTTAGATATGTCCCCAATCAATATAGTTGTATCTTCATGTTCATTCCGACCTTGGTCATATGAAATAGAAGGGATGGTGAAAATCCAAGCACTAGAAAGTGTTGAGGAAAAGGTATTATGCAGTTTGGGTTGGACTAACTTATTTGACTTCCTTAATAAAAGGCATGTTCGAACTTATCATCTCGGGAGTGGAGTAGAGCAATCTCATATAATCCAG ATGTATTATGAATTTGGAATATTCAGCACAATTTATGGAGGGCAAGGGATGATGCCAGATTGGATTAGCTGGAGTATAAGCTGCAAGGAGACACCAGTATCATTTACAATCCCTTCATCACCTAAAAAGCAGCTCAGAGGTCTGAATTTATGCTACATGCTGAGCGATATAAGTTACATAACAGAAGCTTACACCTCCggatacaaaaatataaatgatcGATTTTTTAAATTGCCAACGATTGAAATaagtaacaaaacaaaaaaccgtACCTGGGGATACAAGCATTGTGTCCATGAAACATATGTAGGTGGAGAGTGGTTAACATATCTAAGCCACTGGATGTTTGGGATGAATGAACTGGAAGCTGGTGATCAAATTATTATTACCTTGAAAGGAGAAGAATATTATGCTGGAAGCAAGAAAGATGACGGTTGTGCATATGTATCACAAATAACTATTCCCTTGAAAGGAGAAGAATATGACGATGGTCGCATGAAAGATGACGGTTGCGAATATGTATCTGACCATGTTACAGAGAAATTTGGGGCGGGGTTTGTgtatgaagatgaagatggaatgatggaagatgaagaagaagatgcatTGGAATATTACAAGTCATGGAATCACATCATTGGCGGTGACCTATCTTGTTTTCAAGTAACATCCGGAGAATACGTCCTATTTCACGAAGCATTTACACGAGTATTCGAGATGGGCCCACTGGGTTACTGTGGATACAGCCCCTCCGAATATAAAG AAAAAATCGTTCATTTTAGAGCTTTCTCCAAGACGAAAAGTCCCAAGACCCTCCGTAAAAGAAAGGTGATGGAGATCGTTGCCAACCGACCCCCCCTGGGTCTACAAGGAGTATTACCTAGGCAGGCCCACCCCCTTCCCCTCCGAGGGGCTAGTACGTCCAAGCTTCACATCttggatgatgatgacgatgacgaTGACTGTCTGATGATAGAAAatgaggaaaaagaaaagaaagaaagtttaGTGATAAAGAAGAGATCCTGCTGGTGGAAGATGGTTAGTTGGTGTCAAAAGAAGTGA
- the LOC122580814 gene encoding uncharacterized protein LOC122580814 — translation MSPISIDVGSSSFRPWSYEIEGMVKIEPLEGVEEKVLSNLGWTNLDFLNNKHVRTYHHSRGVEQSQIQMYYEFGIFSTIYGRKEMPDWISWSISSQKTPFSFTIPSSPKKQLRGLNFCYVQRRKWYEKYSPHLIETFGYPVDRLSELPTIEISNVTKNHTWRYKHCSDRIDVGGEWLTYLSHWMFGMNEMEPGDQVIITIREYGQHDQLNTKNCGVSFVYEDGSMEHALEYYKSWNHIIGGDLSFFVTTTGEYILYHGGFTRKFIKFPPPRFFGYTSKYKEKSAPSFRAFSKRKSPI, via the exons ATGTCTCCAATCAGTATAGATGTTGGTTCATCTTCATTCCGACCTTGGTCATATGAAATAGAAGGGATGGTGAAAATCGAACCACTGGAAGGTGTTGAGGAAAAGGTATTATCTAATTTGGGATGGACTAACTTAGACTTCCTTAATAATAAGCATGTTCGAACTTATCATCATAGTAGAGGAGTAGAGCAATCTCAAATCCAG ATGTATTATGAGTTTGGAATATTCAGCACAATTTATGGAAGGAAAGAGATGCCAGATTGGATTAGTTGGAGTATAAGCAGCCAGAAGACACCATTCTCATTTACAATCCCTTCATCTCCTAAAAAGCAGCTCAGAGGTCTGAATTTTTGTTACGTGCAGAGGAGGAAGTGGTATGAAAAATACTCTCCACACTTAATCGAGACTTTTGGATATCCAGTTGATCGATTATCTGAATTGCCAACAATCGAAATAAGTAATGTAACAAAAAACCACACCTGGAGATACAAGCATTGTAGTGATAGAATCGATGTAGGTGGAGAGTGGTTAACATATTTAAGCCACTGGATGTTTGGGATGAATGAAATGGAACCTGGTGATCAAGTAATTATTACCATAAGAGAGTACGGACAACATGACCAACTTAATACAAAGAATTGTGGGGTGAGCTTTGTGTATGAAGATGGAAGCATGGAACATGCGTTGGAATATTACAAGTCATGGAATCACATAATTGGTGGCgatctttctttttttgtaaCAACAACCGGAGAATACATCCTATATCACGGAGGATTTACACGAAAATTCATTAAATTCCCGCCACCGAGGTTCTTTGGATACACCTCCAAATATAAAG AAAAGAGCGCCCCTTCATTTAGAGCTTTCTCCAAGAGGAAAAGTCCTATTTAA